Proteins encoded by one window of Cyclobacteriaceae bacterium:
- a CDS encoding PAS domain S-box protein, giving the protein MQQLFQDLPGVVYEYIIRKDGSRSFQYISENCKEILGIDADVFLKDSTVFRKIILPDDSSGFEETLQQSHDTHGAWNWEGRILVNGKIRWIETRSNPAPFADGIMRKGIMIDITERKLQEQEHELRFQSLVEHLPLGIGIHINGELVMANAYAHSLMRVKQGELIGRNVMEFVHPDSKPLVVERMKRVLAGETLPAAEEKFIRANGEIIFVETSAMPFNFKGQPGVQIIVRDITDQKRVAEEIRKNETLFTQLFNNVPIAVVMLDVNGRVEMINPGFSSIFGYDMHEVKGKNLNDFIVPSELQIEGIDLNNLIASKRVIQLETFRKRKDGNRVDVILYGMPIMIDEQAIGIYGVYVDITSHKQLEEELKTRNTELDNFVYKVSHDLRAPLSSILGLVNLSKLPGNTDDLHEYIRIIGEKVADLDHFISDVLSHSKNLKLEVKIDQIDFKNILSRTITDLNYLDGAADVQFDISIQQGEFYSDPWRIGEIFRNLVSNAIKYRQTDSGQPQVHVEISSADGEGVRIVFADNGIGISEENLGRIFEMFYRATEQSDGSGIGLYIVKNAVEKLNGIIDVVSKPGAGTTFIIQLPDQRAQLKQAEYQKHEN; this is encoded by the coding sequence ATGCAGCAGTTGTTTCAGGACCTGCCCGGTGTAGTTTATGAATACATCATCCGCAAGGATGGAAGCCGTTCGTTTCAGTATATCAGTGAAAATTGCAAAGAAATTTTAGGCATTGATGCGGATGTTTTCCTTAAGGATTCTACGGTTTTCCGGAAGATAATTTTACCTGATGACAGTTCTGGTTTTGAAGAGACTTTACAACAAAGTCACGACACCCACGGTGCGTGGAATTGGGAAGGTAGAATACTGGTGAATGGAAAAATCCGGTGGATTGAAACCCGTTCAAATCCAGCTCCCTTTGCGGATGGCATTATGCGCAAGGGAATCATGATTGACATCACCGAACGAAAACTTCAGGAGCAAGAACACGAGTTGCGTTTTCAATCACTCGTTGAACATTTGCCTTTGGGCATTGGCATTCACATAAACGGGGAGCTCGTAATGGCCAATGCATACGCGCACAGCCTTATGCGGGTGAAGCAAGGTGAATTGATTGGACGAAATGTGATGGAATTTGTTCACCCCGACAGCAAACCCCTTGTGGTTGAGCGCATGAAGCGCGTACTGGCGGGTGAAACACTTCCTGCTGCTGAAGAGAAATTTATACGCGCAAATGGTGAGATTATTTTTGTAGAAACTTCTGCCATGCCTTTTAATTTTAAAGGCCAACCTGGTGTTCAGATTATTGTTCGCGACATTACCGATCAAAAGCGTGTAGCGGAAGAAATCCGAAAGAACGAAACATTATTTACGCAATTGTTCAACAATGTTCCGATTGCCGTGGTCATGTTGGATGTGAATGGGCGCGTGGAGATGATAAACCCGGGCTTCTCATCTATTTTCGGGTACGACATGCATGAAGTCAAGGGTAAAAACCTGAATGATTTTATCGTACCATCCGAGTTGCAGATAGAAGGGATTGATTTGAATAACCTTATTGCTTCTAAGCGGGTTATTCAGTTGGAGACCTTCCGCAAGCGAAAAGATGGAAATCGCGTAGATGTAATTCTTTACGGTATGCCCATTATGATTGATGAACAGGCCATTGGAATTTATGGCGTGTATGTCGACATCACCAGTCATAAACAATTAGAAGAAGAATTAAAGACGAGAAACACGGAGTTGGATAATTTCGTGTATAAGGTTTCTCATGACCTGCGTGCGCCTTTATCATCCATCCTGGGTCTCGTTAATCTTTCAAAACTTCCGGGCAATACCGATGATCTGCACGAATACATTCGCATTATCGGAGAGAAAGTAGCAGACCTGGATCACTTCATCAGCGATGTGCTTAGCCACTCCAAAAATTTAAAGCTGGAAGTAAAAATTGACCAGATTGATTTTAAAAATATTTTATCGCGCACCATCACCGATTTAAATTACCTCGATGGCGCGGCAGATGTTCAATTTGATATTTCCATACAGCAAGGCGAATTTTACAGCGATCCCTGGCGCATTGGTGAGATTTTCAGAAACCTGGTTTCCAATGCGATCAAGTACAGACAAACGGATTCGGGCCAACCGCAGGTTCATGTAGAGATTTCGTCAGCCGATGGTGAGGGAGTGAGAATTGTTTTTGCTGATAATGGTATTGGAATCAGTGAGGAGAACCTCGGCAGAATATTTGAAATGTTTTATCGTGCCACTGAGCAATCCGATGGATCGGGTATTGGGTTATATATTGTTAAGAATGCAGTAGAGAAATTAAATGGTATAATTGACGTAGTGAGTAAACCTGGAGCGGGTACAACGTTTATCATTCAACTTCCGGATCAACGAGCCCAATTGAAGCAAGCGGAATACCAGAAGCATGAAAATTAG
- a CDS encoding VTT domain-containing protein, whose product MEQQDNETPSGFLMRNLLKGLLWFAVIITAYILLEGYIEETLSQHMKTLAGKELLLFSIFTASEIVFGIIPPEFFMILWQHQGDLSQYIINLSILAVISYGAGVLGYYIGITFTKTAFFKRIRERYLVQYEYSLRKYGMYLVLVGAITPVPFSAMCMLAGSVRLPFKTFLLVCISRILRFAVYGWMVWSFPNWFGA is encoded by the coding sequence ATGGAACAACAAGACAACGAAACGCCATCGGGATTTTTGATGCGTAACCTGCTGAAGGGGTTGCTTTGGTTTGCCGTGATTATTACAGCGTATATTTTGCTGGAAGGCTACATCGAAGAAACGCTGTCGCAACACATGAAAACATTAGCTGGAAAGGAGCTTTTATTGTTTTCAATTTTTACAGCCTCAGAGATTGTTTTCGGTATTATTCCTCCGGAATTTTTTATGATCCTCTGGCAACATCAGGGCGATCTTTCGCAATATATCATTAACCTTTCCATTCTGGCGGTAATTTCCTATGGAGCAGGTGTACTTGGGTACTACATCGGAATAACCTTTACCAAAACAGCATTCTTTAAAAGAATACGCGAACGGTATCTGGTTCAATATGAATACAGCTTGCGCAAATATGGCATGTACCTGGTTTTGGTAGGTGCCATTACACCGGTTCCGTTTTCAGCCATGTGCATGCTTGCGGGCTCGGTAAGGCTTCCTTTCAAAACCTTTTTGCTTGTTTGTATATCCCGTATACTTCGGTTTGCTGTTTATGGCTGGATGGTGTGGAGCTTCCCGAATTGGTTTGGCGCTTAA
- a CDS encoding DUF2892 domain-containing protein — MKKNMGKTDKLIRVTLGLIFIALYFAGTVTGTLGIVLLILGAVFILTSAMSFCPLYTLVGINTCAVKK; from the coding sequence ATGAAAAAGAACATGGGTAAAACCGACAAATTAATTCGGGTAACACTGGGGCTGATTTTTATTGCCCTGTATTTTGCCGGAACCGTTACTGGAACATTGGGCATTGTACTGCTTATTTTAGGAGCGGTGTTCATCCTAACCAGTGCCATGAGTTTTTGTCCACTCTATACGTTGGTGGGCATAAACACGTGTGCAGTAAAGAAATAA
- a CDS encoding penicillin acylase family protein, whose protein sequence is MIRYVLIITSFLLCYCSSNQEKLKQTELTVSGLKQPVEIIRDEHGVNHIFAQNQHDLFFAQGYAAAKDRLFQFEIWRRQATGTVAEILGEREVKRDIGARLFKYRGDLTQELNHYHPQGEEIIQAFTDGVNAFIKETENNPQLLPIEFELLGIKPGYWTPDVVISRHQGLVGNVTDELDIARAIVLLGEEKVKELRVFEPGEPDLTFDPAIDTAGLFENILELYTTYRRPVSFKPEDLIAYTNPSSIDYNFLAQADEQALLELTNSSQHVIGSNNWVVSGKKSVSGYPLLANDPHRALAAPSLRYMVHLHAPGWNVVGGGEPTIPGISIGHNEHGAWGLTVFEVDSEDLVVYDLDPKNLLRYKYNGSWEEMKIIPDTIQVKDAADVYVNHQYTRHGPVTFVDTKRNKAYAVRCAWLEPGGAPYLASLRMDVAKTWEEFREACTFSHLPGENMIWADQQGNIGWQVVGIAPVRKNWTGLLPVPGDGRYEWDGYLPIKQLPNTLNPEKGFWATANENLVLSNYPHRNAVGWEWADSSRANRVNEVLASKEKFTVDDMKQLQVDYLSLPARNLIPYLQQLEFENATYDSLKNLLLNWDYVLSSSSIEAAVYVAWEREIIREAYTRFVPAHARDAIRYVPLRRIQEWLKSNRTEFGGTNSFLKNSFQKAVDNLKEKLGSDITNWQYGQPEYHHVLIKHPLSNAVNDSLRELLNCGPLPRGGNGFTPGMTGNGDNQTSGASFRMVADLSNLNETWFTNAPGQSGDVHSSFYKNLFEPWALDEHFNVFFTKRSIEKVAHERIVLKP, encoded by the coding sequence ATGATTCGGTATGTTCTTATTATCACCTCCTTCCTCCTTTGTTACTGCTCATCCAATCAGGAAAAACTCAAACAAACGGAACTTACCGTTTCCGGGCTAAAGCAGCCGGTTGAAATCATTCGCGATGAACATGGGGTTAACCACATCTTTGCTCAAAACCAACACGACCTTTTCTTTGCACAAGGTTATGCCGCAGCCAAAGACAGACTATTTCAATTTGAAATCTGGCGGAGGCAAGCGACCGGAACCGTAGCTGAAATTTTAGGAGAACGCGAAGTGAAACGCGATATCGGTGCACGACTTTTTAAATATCGTGGCGACCTGACCCAAGAACTAAACCACTATCACCCACAGGGCGAAGAAATTATTCAGGCATTTACTGATGGTGTAAATGCTTTTATCAAAGAAACAGAAAATAACCCTCAACTTCTTCCAATCGAATTTGAATTGCTTGGGATTAAACCCGGTTACTGGACACCCGATGTTGTCATATCACGGCACCAGGGTTTGGTGGGCAATGTTACCGATGAACTTGATATTGCACGCGCGATTGTTTTGCTGGGAGAAGAAAAAGTAAAAGAGCTTCGTGTGTTTGAACCTGGCGAGCCCGACCTCACATTCGATCCAGCTATTGATACTGCTGGTCTCTTTGAAAATATTTTAGAATTATACACTACCTACCGAAGACCGGTTTCCTTCAAGCCTGAAGATCTTATTGCTTACACCAATCCCTCCTCTATCGACTACAATTTTCTGGCGCAAGCCGATGAACAAGCATTGCTTGAGCTTACTAACTCTTCACAACACGTTATTGGTAGCAACAACTGGGTTGTCTCAGGAAAAAAATCCGTATCGGGTTATCCTCTACTGGCCAATGATCCGCATCGTGCATTGGCGGCTCCCTCGCTACGCTACATGGTTCATTTGCACGCACCGGGTTGGAATGTAGTAGGCGGTGGCGAGCCGACTATTCCCGGGATTTCTATCGGACATAATGAACACGGTGCCTGGGGACTTACTGTTTTTGAAGTGGATAGTGAAGACTTGGTTGTGTATGACCTCGACCCAAAAAATCTGCTTCGGTACAAATACAACGGATCGTGGGAAGAGATGAAAATCATTCCCGACACCATTCAGGTAAAAGATGCTGCGGATGTGTACGTCAACCATCAATACACCCGACATGGACCCGTAACATTTGTTGACACGAAACGGAATAAAGCGTATGCGGTGCGGTGTGCCTGGTTGGAACCGGGAGGTGCACCATACCTGGCAAGTCTGCGCATGGATGTTGCCAAAACCTGGGAAGAGTTTCGTGAGGCTTGTACGTTCAGTCATCTTCCGGGTGAAAATATGATTTGGGCAGATCAGCAAGGAAACATCGGCTGGCAAGTGGTAGGCATTGCACCTGTGCGTAAAAACTGGACTGGCCTGTTGCCCGTACCGGGAGATGGACGTTATGAATGGGACGGATACCTTCCCATCAAACAATTGCCCAATACACTAAATCCTGAAAAAGGCTTTTGGGCAACCGCAAATGAAAACCTGGTTTTAAGCAATTACCCGCATCGGAATGCAGTGGGTTGGGAATGGGCTGATAGCAGTCGGGCGAATAGAGTAAATGAAGTACTCGCATCAAAAGAAAAATTTACGGTTGATGACATGAAGCAACTTCAGGTGGATTACTTGTCGCTACCGGCACGCAACCTTATACCTTACTTGCAACAACTTGAATTTGAAAATGCAACATATGATAGTCTGAAAAACCTGTTACTGAATTGGGATTACGTTCTTTCATCTTCATCCATTGAAGCTGCAGTATATGTCGCCTGGGAAAGAGAAATTATTCGTGAGGCTTATACGCGTTTTGTGCCTGCACATGCCAGAGATGCTATTCGTTATGTACCGTTAAGACGAATACAGGAGTGGTTAAAAAGTAACCGTACTGAATTTGGGGGCACTAATTCATTTCTCAAAAACTCTTTTCAAAAAGCTGTGGATAATCTAAAAGAAAAGTTAGGTAGTGATATTACTAATTGGCAGTATGGCCAACCTGAATATCATCACGTGTTGATCAAGCATCCGTTGAGCAATGCGGTCAATGACTCCCTTCGGGAACTGTTGAATTGCGGACCCTTGCCTCGTGGCGGAAATGGATTTACTCCCGGCATGACGGGCAATGGTGATAATCAAACCAGTGGAGCATCATTTCGAATGGTTGCGGATTTATCTAACCTGAATGAAACCTGGTTCACCAACGCCCCCGGGCAAAGTGGTGATGTACACAGTTCGTTCTACAAAAACTTATTTGAACCCTGGGCCCTTGATGAACACTTCAATGTGTTTTTTACCAAGCGCTCCATTGAAAAAGTCGCGCATGAACGCATTGTGCTTAAACCTTAA
- a CDS encoding aminotransferase class V-fold PLP-dependent enzyme, with protein sequence MTSRRSFFRKTAGIATTFALTPIAQQALAEDISDALFSLNKLSPLDAAGDEELWARMAQAYTVSPTILNLNNGGVSPQPKVVQDAVDRYSHLSNEAPTYYMWQILDKGRESVRRKLADLAGTSPEELAVNRNATEALDTVTWGLTLTKGDEIVMTKQDYPNMIQAWKQKEMRDGIKIKWISFDLPAEDDDAIVKGFINATTSKTKIWHITHMINWTGQIMPVKKLCDEARKRNIISIVDGAHTFAHMAFSIKDFNPDYYGTSLHKWLSAPFGTGMLYVKKENIAGLWPLFPNDKPTDSNIRKFETLGTRSFAPEQAIGQAIDFHNGIGSKRKEERLRYLKNYWCEKVVKNPRIKLHVSMKPEYACALGTFSVDGMEPADVMNKLFNDHQIHTTSIVWENISCVRVTPHVYTTTKDLDRFVEAVLKIASS encoded by the coding sequence ATGACATCCCGCAGATCGTTCTTCCGTAAAACAGCCGGCATTGCCACCACATTCGCGCTTACACCCATCGCACAACAAGCGCTAGCCGAAGATATTTCCGATGCGTTGTTCTCCTTAAATAAATTGTCACCGCTGGATGCTGCCGGTGACGAAGAACTGTGGGCTCGCATGGCACAAGCGTATACTGTCTCGCCTACCATTTTGAATCTCAACAATGGTGGAGTTAGTCCGCAACCCAAAGTAGTGCAAGATGCCGTTGACCGATATTCCCACTTAAGCAACGAAGCGCCAACCTACTATATGTGGCAAATTTTGGATAAAGGTCGTGAGTCGGTACGCAGAAAACTCGCTGACCTGGCCGGCACATCACCCGAAGAGCTTGCCGTAAACCGAAATGCAACGGAAGCACTCGACACAGTAACCTGGGGTTTAACGCTTACCAAAGGTGATGAGATTGTGATGACGAAGCAGGATTACCCCAACATGATCCAGGCATGGAAGCAAAAGGAAATGCGCGATGGTATAAAAATCAAATGGATCAGTTTTGATTTGCCCGCAGAGGACGATGATGCGATTGTAAAAGGTTTTATTAACGCGACAACATCCAAAACAAAAATCTGGCACATCACCCACATGATTAACTGGACCGGCCAGATCATGCCTGTAAAAAAACTTTGTGATGAAGCCCGGAAAAGAAACATCATCTCCATTGTGGATGGTGCGCACACCTTTGCACACATGGCGTTCAGCATAAAAGATTTCAATCCGGATTACTATGGAACCAGTCTGCATAAATGGCTGAGTGCACCCTTTGGTACAGGTATGTTGTACGTGAAAAAAGAAAACATTGCCGGCTTATGGCCCCTCTTCCCAAACGACAAGCCCACCGACAGCAACATCCGTAAGTTTGAAACCCTGGGTACCCGCTCCTTTGCACCTGAGCAAGCCATTGGGCAGGCCATTGATTTTCACAACGGCATTGGAAGCAAACGTAAAGAAGAACGCCTGCGGTACTTAAAGAATTATTGGTGCGAAAAGGTGGTGAAGAATCCGCGCATAAAACTTCATGTTTCCATGAAACCGGAGTACGCCTGTGCATTGGGCACTTTCTCTGTTGATGGCATGGAGCCTGCTGATGTTATGAACAAACTCTTCAACGATCATCAAATTCACACCACTTCAATTGTCTGGGAAAACATCAGTTGCGTACGGGTAACCCCACACGTGTACACCACCACTAAAGACCTTGACCGGTTTGTTGAGGCTGTACTGAAGATTGCTTCATCCTGA
- a CDS encoding ATP-binding protein codes for MNTVEAEKVKRIAIVGPECTGKTDLAMALASHYQTVWVPEYARNYIDRLERPYIEGDLHTIAHWQLFTEDSLALKANRVLICDTDLTIIKVWSEHKYGRVDPKIIALMKARTYDLHLLTYVDIPWEDDPQREHPDKREYFFNLYKRELEQQGILPVEIRGTRAERVDTAITAIDRILQP; via the coding sequence ATGAATACGGTCGAGGCAGAAAAAGTAAAGCGCATTGCAATTGTTGGCCCGGAATGCACGGGCAAAACGGATCTGGCTATGGCCTTAGCCAGTCATTACCAAACCGTTTGGGTGCCTGAATATGCACGGAATTACATTGACCGGTTAGAGAGACCTTATATTGAAGGTGATTTACATACCATTGCACATTGGCAGCTGTTTACCGAAGATTCGCTTGCCCTAAAAGCAAATCGGGTACTCATTTGTGATACCGACCTTACTATCATTAAAGTATGGAGTGAACATAAATATGGTCGGGTTGATCCTAAAATTATAGCGCTGATGAAGGCTCGTACGTACGATCTGCACTTACTCACGTACGTTGATATTCCGTGGGAAGATGATCCGCAACGCGAACATCCGGATAAACGCGAGTACTTTTTCAACCTATACAAGCGTGAACTTGAACAGCAAGGCATACTTCCTGTTGAAATACGGGGAACGCGAGCGGAACGCGTAGACACAGCAATAACAGCTATAGATCGCATCTTGCAACCTTGA
- a CDS encoding NAD(P)/FAD-dependent oxidoreductase, giving the protein MKRRTAIKQIGFGLSAGLALPWLSSCKEDGPGPEIQYDGVVGIIGAGAAGLLAADILISKGVKVKIFEASSRLGGRVCSLRRSDVPTESLIVFPAALPYSDFPLELGADRVIGSESRWKEIIDLMKVPLVDFRSASADAFFIDNAVLAEAEALLDNDFVNAKNFREGFASFTGGANTTVLQAAQGAGVAARMNAIINSWLGNTYGSSANRIGANALAEALAQVTHDGKEFTSSTNPLQDVLLSRYVRAVSSVQYNTKVQSVNYGGEKVEITHAGGTETVDKVIVTVPVSVLKAGDISFTPALPSSKTGAMSRIGMDASMRVILEFKRNFYGEDVAALFGGAESPDYLNNAIGRSELNRTLSITINGEKAEQFSGLTGDQVVLQLLSEMDAVFDGKATENIRRDTTDNSLVYTIKDWTKDPLIKGGVSYPLPGGTNADRTDLGAPVGDKLFFAGEATDDTGEFGTVSGALKSGERAAMEVIEAILAP; this is encoded by the coding sequence GTGAAACGCAGAACGGCCATTAAACAAATTGGATTTGGATTGTCAGCAGGACTTGCGCTGCCCTGGCTTTCATCTTGTAAAGAGGATGGCCCCGGCCCTGAAATTCAATACGATGGTGTGGTTGGAATTATCGGTGCAGGAGCAGCCGGATTATTGGCAGCCGATATCCTGATTTCCAAAGGCGTTAAGGTTAAAATATTCGAAGCTTCCAGCCGGTTGGGTGGCCGTGTTTGTTCATTACGAAGAAGTGATGTGCCCACGGAATCGTTAATTGTTTTTCCGGCAGCGCTCCCTTATTCGGATTTTCCGTTGGAGTTGGGTGCTGATCGGGTAATCGGATCGGAGTCACGTTGGAAAGAGATCATTGATTTGATGAAAGTGCCGTTGGTCGATTTTCGTTCGGCCAGTGCCGATGCCTTTTTTATTGATAATGCTGTGTTAGCTGAAGCTGAAGCATTGTTGGATAACGATTTTGTTAACGCAAAAAACTTTCGCGAAGGCTTTGCTTCTTTTACCGGAGGAGCAAACACTACGGTTCTTCAGGCAGCGCAAGGCGCAGGTGTGGCTGCACGCATGAATGCAATTATCAATTCGTGGTTGGGCAATACTTACGGATCATCAGCTAACCGAATCGGAGCAAATGCATTGGCAGAAGCATTAGCCCAGGTTACACACGATGGGAAGGAATTTACATCCAGTACAAATCCATTGCAGGATGTGTTGTTGTCGCGTTATGTACGCGCTGTTTCATCGGTGCAATACAATACAAAAGTGCAGTCGGTGAATTATGGTGGTGAAAAAGTGGAGATCACGCATGCGGGCGGAACAGAAACTGTAGATAAAGTAATTGTGACCGTGCCGGTTTCTGTTTTGAAGGCCGGAGATATTTCGTTTACACCTGCTTTGCCTTCATCCAAAACAGGCGCTATGAGTCGTATTGGTATGGATGCTTCCATGCGGGTGATCCTGGAATTCAAACGAAATTTTTATGGCGAAGATGTTGCAGCACTTTTTGGTGGTGCTGAAAGTCCCGATTATCTGAATAACGCCATTGGAAGAAGTGAACTTAACCGCACACTTTCCATTACCATTAACGGTGAAAAAGCTGAGCAATTTTCTGGCCTGACGGGCGATCAGGTTGTGCTTCAATTATTAAGTGAGATGGATGCGGTGTTTGATGGAAAGGCAACAGAAAATATCCGAAGAGATACAACCGACAATTCGCTTGTGTACACCATAAAGGATTGGACAAAAGATCCATTAATTAAAGGTGGTGTTTCCTATCCATTACCGGGCGGAACAAATGCAGACCGTACAGATTTAGGTGCTCCGGTTGGCGATAAGCTTTTCTTTGCCGGTGAAGCCACGGATGATACAGGTGAGTTTGGAACGGTGAGTGGAGCCTTGAAATCCGGAGAGCGCGCAGCCATGGAAGTTATTGAGGCTATATTGGCGCCCTGA
- a CDS encoding VIT1/CCC1 transporter family protein: MSTHESKENHYHGTSTWFKKAEKYLPEMVYGSIDGIVTTFAVVAGSAGAGLSIQIVLILGVANLLADGLSMSIGAFLSKKSEVDNYNKHLKVEEWEIDNMPDVERKEVEDIYRAKGFEGAELEMVVNRITANRQVWLQTMMHDELGLMKEDKSPFKSGLFTFMAFVIAGAVPLVSYVATLLNKVDASPFFVSSLFTFIAFVLIGAAKNFVTQAGYVRSIAETVGLGVIAALTAYALGDLLERAIL, translated from the coding sequence ATGTCAACACACGAATCCAAAGAAAATCATTACCACGGCACATCCACCTGGTTTAAGAAAGCAGAAAAGTATTTGCCGGAAATGGTTTATGGCTCGATTGATGGAATCGTGACTACGTTTGCAGTTGTTGCGGGTTCAGCCGGTGCAGGCTTAAGCATTCAAATTGTGTTGATACTGGGTGTGGCTAACTTACTTGCTGATGGTCTTTCTATGTCTATCGGTGCATTTCTTTCCAAGAAATCTGAGGTCGATAATTACAATAAGCATTTGAAAGTTGAGGAATGGGAGATTGATAACATGCCCGATGTAGAGCGCAAAGAAGTTGAGGATATCTATCGGGCCAAGGGTTTTGAAGGTGCTGAACTGGAAATGGTGGTGAACCGCATCACGGCCAACCGACAGGTGTGGTTGCAAACCATGATGCACGATGAGCTGGGCTTGATGAAAGAAGATAAGTCCCCTTTCAAATCGGGACTGTTCACCTTTATGGCCTTTGTAATTGCAGGGGCGGTCCCGCTTGTTTCCTATGTGGCCACGTTACTTAATAAAGTTGACGCGAGTCCTTTCTTTGTATCATCGCTTTTTACTTTCATCGCATTTGTGCTGATAGGCGCAGCCAAGAATTTTGTTACGCAAGCCGGCTATGTGCGTAGCATTGCCGAAACAGTTGGCCTGGGTGTAATCGCTGCGCTTACAGCTTACGCGTTGGGCGATTTGCTGGAGCGCGCCATTCTTTAG
- a CDS encoding TolC family protein has translation MKKNNFLFILLFAGMASLRAQSLTDSIFILPDTTRPFTIENFYYLVLSHHPIARQTELLTDVAKQEIRLARGSFDPKIEIQYLNKNFNDTEYYQIFDGAVKFPTVFPIDPKVGVERNEGQFLNPERYISDAFNYRQFYAGISLPLGRGLITDERRTALRQAELFKDLTEAEQVKLINKLLLDAAKDYWNWYHAYYNFRLLQRGVLVAQDIFDRTKVNAQLGEAAPIDTVQAKITLQQRLIEQQEAILNFQNSGIVLSTYLWDSLGNPAMLTPDRVPVLNRDMLVLSTQELEQLTEQARMNHPELRKLAVKLLQLENERRLAAEFLKPRLDVNYNLLNQPFDPNWNTNFNLGDNYKFGLDFSMPVFLRKERSKLALTRLKISGTTYERDLAQRQIVNDINATHNELVNTAAIMSNQLSMVQNYERLLEAEILNFESGESDLFKINIQQEKLIQSQSKLVKLMSEYEKQKALLYWAAGVRNLGFTN, from the coding sequence ATGAAGAAAAATAATTTTCTTTTCATACTACTTTTTGCTGGTATGGCTTCGCTTCGGGCGCAAAGCCTGACGGATTCTATATTCATACTACCCGATACCACACGTCCGTTCACCATTGAAAACTTTTATTACCTCGTGCTATCCCATCATCCCATCGCACGACAAACCGAATTACTAACGGATGTTGCCAAACAGGAAATACGCCTGGCACGTGGAAGCTTTGATCCGAAAATTGAAATTCAATACCTCAACAAAAATTTCAATGACACCGAGTACTACCAGATTTTTGATGGTGCCGTGAAATTTCCAACCGTATTCCCGATTGATCCCAAAGTGGGCGTGGAACGAAATGAAGGACAATTTCTGAACCCTGAACGATACATTTCAGATGCCTTCAATTACCGCCAGTTTTATGCGGGCATTTCGTTGCCGCTTGGGCGCGGATTAATTACGGATGAGCGAAGAACAGCATTGCGTCAAGCTGAACTTTTCAAAGATCTTACCGAAGCAGAACAAGTAAAACTGATCAATAAACTATTGCTGGATGCTGCCAAAGATTACTGGAACTGGTACCATGCCTATTACAATTTCCGATTGCTTCAGCGTGGCGTACTTGTGGCACAGGATATTTTTGACCGGACAAAAGTAAATGCGCAACTCGGTGAAGCTGCACCTATCGATACGGTGCAAGCTAAAATTACCTTACAACAACGATTGATTGAACAACAGGAGGCGATACTGAATTTTCAAAATTCAGGTATCGTGTTGAGCACTTACCTGTGGGATAGTTTGGGAAACCCGGCCATGCTTACACCGGATAGAGTACCTGTGCTTAATCGCGATATGCTGGTACTTTCTACTCAGGAACTGGAGCAACTTACAGAACAAGCCCGCATGAACCATCCGGAGTTGCGTAAACTTGCTGTAAAACTTTTACAACTTGAAAATGAACGGAGGCTTGCTGCTGAATTTTTAAAGCCCCGCCTGGATGTTAATTACAACTTGTTAAATCAGCCGTTTGATCCAAATTGGAATACCAATTTCAATTTAGGAGATAACTACAAATTCGGATTGGATTTCAGCATGCCGGTATTTCTGCGTAAAGAACGCTCCAAGCTGGCGTTAACGCGATTGAAAATTTCCGGAACAACATATGAGCGTGATCTCGCCCAACGCCAAATTGTAAACGACATCAATGCCACCCACAACGAACTGGTAAATACCGCGGCCATCATGAGCAATCAGCTTAGCATGGTTCAGAATTACGAGCGATTGCTTGAGGCTGAAATTTTGAATTTCGAAAGCGGAGAAAGTGATTTATTCAAAATCAACATCCAACAGGAGAAGCTTATCCAATCGCAAAGCAAGCTGGTGAAGCTGATGTCGGAGTACGAAAAACAAAAAGCTTTGTTATACTGGGCTGCGGGTGTACGCAACCTAGGGTTCACCAATTAG